The Xylocopa sonorina isolate GNS202 chromosome 10, iyXylSono1_principal, whole genome shotgun sequence genome contains the following window.
TGCTCTCGCGAACAAGCCTGCATGCACGCTGCTCCGCTCACAATTTCGTTTGTTTTTTTGTACCCGATGGAACGCCGCAGGGATATAAATGGAGAACACAAGAGCGCTCGCACGCGTTACATTCGTGGCTGGGAGTGATGATTCATCGCAGAGCGACGTACGACTAACGAGAACCATTAGCAGAAAGGCGATTCAAGGATCGTGGTTTTGTCCACCTATTCCCTCGTTCTTTCCACGTTTCTTTTTCCTCGAGACTCTCGTTTCGCCCTCTCGCCTCGCTACCCTTTCCGCTCTCGCAACCGCTTTCTTCGATGAGGAcgttttccttccttttttttcttcattttttgttCCTTTTTATTTTGATCGTTTCGCGTTCCTCCACGCTTGCGCGCCACTAAACAGAGGAAAGCTGTTTGATTTCGTTCGACCAGGAGGTGCCTCCTTTTTAGCGTCCGACAACACTGAAACGGCGAGGAGAATGAGAGAAAGCTTGAAGCGCGGCGCGCGTTTGATTTCGACCCCTCCTTGGCCCGCCTACCCCCGTAACTCGAATATCGCGAGTCGCCTGATAATTGGAACAACGGCGTTACGTCCGACCTAATCATACGTACCGGTGGTTATCGTTCTACGTAAACATTTTCGCGGCTACGTAGTGGTACGAGCTAAAAGGTAATTTCTTTTATATACCCCTCCCCCCCGAATTGAGCCACGTACACGAACACGTAcagactcgcgcgccgcgacgATTCCACGGAAGTTACACGATTCCGAGGGAGGATCGCGGTCATAGAAGTGACGGAAATATAAAAGTCGCTTCGTCCGACGAGTTGTCTATAAATGGTAAAAAAGTGGTATAAAATGAAACGGACATACATAAACGTTCGTGGCAATAAAAAAGACTGTCCCGAGGAAACAGCTCTACCTCGAAATGATGCGACTCGCGTTGAAATAGTTGCTCGCTCCGCGCGGCGATCGGGCGTGTCCCACGGACGCCGCGAGATTAGACCCGCGATCGATCCTCCGCCCGTCTCGAAGCTTGGCGGAGGATCGAACGCGCGACCACGTCTCCTCCCGCCGCGCGGATAAACCGTGTACGTGTGTCTGCGCTTAATTACCTAATTATGCATGCGCGTACGTACGCGACGCACCTGCGGCACGTGTGCGTACGTATGTGTCCTTACATACGTAGATACTTAGAACGTACTTACTTAACGGGTTAAGTCGCACCAGTCTCCGGTAGTGAACCGTTCTTTTCGTCTTCGTTCGAAATAAAAACCCCCTCTTACACTTCGACTCTCCTTTCTCTCGTGCACGCTCGCGagacacgcgcgcgcacacgcacgcacgcacgccagAGGTATATCCATCCATTCGAGAGACACGCACCTCGTGCACGCAGCCTCGCATTCgatcgcacgcacacacacacacacacatgcgcgcgcgcgcgcacatgtACACCACTCGAGCGCCATTCGAGCGACGATCGACTCGATCTTAGAATTTCTCGTTTCCCGACGGCCTCGCCTTGATTCGTCGGCCTTGTACTGACGAGCGTTATACTTTTCTGCGTTCCCCTTACGTTTACCTTAATCTtactatgtatatataaatatacaaatatatataaatgtacACGCGCGTGTttatatatattcatatatatttatacatatatttataagtatgtatatatgtatgtaaataaTGGTGGCTAAATTGACAAGTGTTTATATCGAAGGTGTTTGTTTCTCTTCTCCTCTTTTTGAAGATCTAGGCATAGATCCTAGACTGGCAATGTTTTAAGGTATGCACGTCCGTGGATTCGCCGTTAGTTTTCAATTTTTGTCCGCTCTCTGTTCTATACTTTTGTTCTTTACCAACGCTCGCCTGTTTCCCGCACGCGATCGTGCACGGGAACCAGCGAGAAGAACACGTCGCTGGGGGAATTTACGATCGGCGTGCAGCGATTGGAATGTCACGAAGTAGTAGTCACAGCGCGGTTAGTCGTCCGACTGGTCTGACCAGTGACCGTCCCTATCTCCTGCTCGAACGAAGCACAGAGACGCGACTCGTTCCCGGTGTTCTTCTTTCGACATCTTTGGTCTGACGCTTTGTAATTCACGTTAAAACAAGTTAGAATCGgcaattctttctttttttcttttttttttcttttttttcttttttccgtcTCCCATCCGGTTTACTTTTGTTCGTCGTTTTATACTCTACCTCATCTATACAGTTCATCGATCACCGCTTCGTCTCGAAGTAATCACAGCGTTATTTTAGTCTGTCTCATTTCGACGGGACTATTCGCAAACTGGTTTCACCCCTTTCTTTCTATGCTCTGTCGCATCAGTCTTTAACCGCACGTTTCGTTTGCCGTACGCGCGCGACCGTCGCGTTCTCTTAGCTTATTTCCCCTCTTCGAGTATCGGTACCAGATCGTCCGCCACTACGTCGCTGATGTGCAAGTAGATGATCCAGTACATCAAGTTGAAACAGACGAAGCATACCGGAAACACGATGCGGGAATATTTGTCGATATCCGATGGTGTCATACCTAGTAAAGAAACAACGATCGATTATCTTGTCTTAGCCGGTCGTCGAACTAGAGTTCGTTAAAAGAAAGCGATAtgaatatgcaatcgctattaataGAGTTACTCTCTTACTTCCTGTCGGAGAACAATTTTATCAACGACTGTGGATCAGAAAAGAATCGAGCAAAATTAGTTGGCAATTGTTGGACTCTATAATCTAACTTGTACGAATCAAAACGTTCGAGTCTCATTGAACGTTCGAGCGTCGGAAGAAAAGGTCGCAAGAGTATAAGCTCGGAGGAGAATATTCGTTCGTACCGTAAAGTTTGCTGATATCCTTGCCAGGATGAATGAGATGCTGCGGCGCAGGCGCTGCCTCCTCGTCAGCCCGTCCGTTAATGGTGTTCTCGAGCGTGCCACCTTTGCTGTGTGCTTTCGGGTCGTGCACCTTGAACCGCACCTCCTGGACAACACGGGACCACTTACAAGAGACACGGCAGTTCGGCGTGGGGTGTCCTTCTCCGAGGAAAACCCCTTAATTTGGTAGATTGGCATGCGACATCGAGGATGGGCAACCGCGTGTTCTACTACTCGACGAACGTTTAACACTCTAGCTTTCTATATTTTAAATCTCAAGTTTAAAAGCGATAAGACTCACCTGACGATAGCTACTCGCACGCTCTCCTGTTCGTTTAATTAATTACGAAGCCGTACCGGTGTTAATCACATTCGGAAATGGAGAACGACGTCTCGCTTTTATATACGCGTCATTTTTATCGACGCCTCTCCTTCAGGTGTTATTTCATTTTCCAAAGCCGTAAAACACTGACCGATGAAACGAGTCGCGGTAGTTCCGGTTTATGTCGTTGTTCCGTGTCAAAGAACGAGTAATTAATCCGGTTCGGAATTAATTAAAACGCCTGATTCTGGCAACACTTTACACGCGCACCGTGACGCCGTGCGTCCGTCAGCACCACCTTCCGTCTGTCTCGCGCCTCCTCTTGTGGCCCTCCCCcatcctccccccccccctttaATATTTTTCGTTCCCGTTTCACAATCCCGGagattaaaagaaaatttatagTGCATCGCGTTTCCGTGCGCGAGGTGCGCCGCCGGCCGGCGGAACGCGACCAAATGGGAATTCATTTCACAGAACCTTTTAGCTTTTGACCTTTCGCGGCTCGATCGTGTTTCGAGTGAAAAAAAAACATTTCGTTTCCCTCCCCCTCCTCCTAtggtttcgttttttttttgtttttcgtcGGAGGTCCATCGAAAATCGAACGCTTGCGGACAGGTTTAAGTTCGACGGCTGAAATCGTGTCGTGCGACGAGTTCCGGTGCGCAAGTTGCCGAAGAACGCATCAGAAAATGATAGCGACGCTGATAAAAGGCAATGCTCGGCGAGTGAAATAAGTGAAACAGCTATCTACGATGATCGTTGCTAATCACGATCCTATTCTACTGCGACTAGTAGTTCTGTCTGCTGTTTAATTTCAATTGGTGGCTAAAGGCGCAACGCGTTGCAATGCTGACGGCAACAGAAACGTTCTAATTGGAAAGAAAGACGAAAGGGGTGCTACTGGTTGGCCGATGTTACACTCACAGTTTGCTTTGGCGCGTGATCTCCGTGATCACCAGGTACACCGGGCGGTCCTGGATTCTCTCTCGCCGTCTTCATACTTTCCGCGATCTTTTGGAACCGGTTCTTCCTCATCTGAATCCTCTTTGCCATGTAGCCCACCGTCGCGTATTCTGCGAAGACAGAGAGATCGCGGAAATAATCAGACAGGACGGTACAAGTATTATACTTTTTACTGAAAGTACGTTACATTTTCATCTTCGTTTTCCAATTTCAATACTATTCTACCCTTCCGATTGAAAAGCACTTTTGATTGATCCCTCAAATTCACCGCGTATTTAAGGATTTCGCAGTATTTTCGGTAAGTGAAAGTGTACGATGGTACTCACCGAGCAACGAGGCGAACACCATGACGAAACAAGTGCCCAGGTAAACATCAATGGACTTGACGTAGGAGATTTTCGGTAACGCCGCGTTCGTCGAGGACATGAGGGTGGTCATGGTGAGCACGGTGGTCACTCCAAGCGCCACTCGAGCGGGGGTCGCGTTACGGTTCAGCCAGAAGCTCACCCACGAGATAATGACGATCAAGCCCGATGGAATGTAGATTTGAATCAGGTAGTAGCCCATCGACCGTTCGAACTGGATCTCGCAGGCCAGTCGCGAATAATTTCCTACGATTAAAAGATCGACAGTTAGGACAGGGGGACGGAGAGGCGCCATGAAATGTCTCATCCCGTTCATTACTTCTCGTTCACATTTTCTTTTCCATCTCCCTCTTTCGCTCTGCCCTTTACATTTTACACTTCCTTTCTCTACATCTATATCTCTCTCTTTCCACGCTGGTCGCTTTTCATTTTTCCATCCCCTTTGCTTTCTCTACTCTCTTCGTCGAATAGTCTGGGCCAGGGTGAACGTTCATCCCGCGTGTCTTTTtaattctccctctctctctctctctctctctctctctctctcttcctcccgtTTCCTCTCATTATTCGGACGAATCCGCGTTTCGCCCCCGACGTTGGCAAAGACGTCGAGCAAAGTTTCGCGGCGTTGATGGATCTCGTGCGTGCGTTTCGCCCCCGAGACCACGTCGGATATCGCGTGTATGCTCGAGGAAAGGAGTTCGCTTGAACAACGAGGCCGGGAGTAGGTGGAACGAGAAATTTGCGTGGATGGAAAATCGAGTTGCATTGGTTTCTTTCGCGGTGCAGGCACCCGGGAGTTTCCTAGCCCCTCGCCTAGCCCCTTCGCAACGAACTGGCAAGAAGAATCCGCGCAACGTTCACCGAAGGTAAATGGGATTTGCTCGGGGGCCTGATTGCTCCTCTCCGCCACGGTTATGAGCTCGGTCGTTCGCTTCGAGCACGCGGGGACTTCAAAGAGAGGACGCGGAAGAAGGGTGGAACTGATGACGCGGTTTGGGATAAAATAGCTCGCGCGATGCGCCGGAACGACGCGAACGACGGTTACAACGCTTGTTCTCGGACGAAAGAATATTAACTCGAGCTTTAATGGGAAATGCAATTCCAAAGGAAATTTCGTTGAAAGGTCGCTGATGAGAGACTCCGTTAAAAGTTCTTTCTACCTTCTTAACGTCGTTAGCGAGCgggaatttttaataattattcgAGACTCGGTCTCTCGTTAAATACGTTCGTGAAATATTTAGCCGTTAAATCGAGCGAAGATTATAAAGTTGGCGACGAATGAAGCCCGAGGACCGGCCGCTTCAACGTCCACCGAGGTGGCGCAGCATTTGCATAGGGGACGTGaccgcgagaaagagagagatatcgatcgatcgatcgatcgacgattgTTTAACGTAGAGTAACGTTGCTGCGAGCGACGTCGTAGCTGCGGACATCGGATAGCGCAAAACGTGTCTCTCCACCTTACCCATACCGTTAAAAGCGAGGGttcaattattgttattatttatttatgaattttttttgtttgttgGTGGGGGTGGGGTTCTATTCATACATTACCGGTAGTTAGACTAATCTCCATGGCTCGTTGACGGTGACCAAGGACCTTGAACTGAGGCAGGGAGACCTCGTTGCTGACACCGACGCTGTTCGGGCCCTCGTTCCACTTGTACCGGATGTCCCTCATCGTGTATCCGACTGAAAAAATAGAGAGACCCCCCGCGGTTGGTACGTACCTTCGCGGAAGCCCTCAAACGCGTATCAGCTCCGAGGGGGCCTCCACTTACCTCGCACCCCCGTCAAAACCCCAACAAGTCCGCTCATTTTACACttccctctttttctctttatATTATATcaatgtatatattatatatatacatacgttcATTTACTCGTTTACATATCGCTTTTATATTCGATCGTGAGTTTATCCTTCGATCGGTTCGCGTCTCGTTTCGTTCGTGATCTCCTCTCTTCGAACATCTTTCTCTGTCCTCCTTTCTATCTATCTGTCCCTCTCCGTCCGTTTTTACTCTCTGCGTCGTTCACGAGAGGCACCCGTTTGCGCCCGCGTTGATTCGCGGGGGGCAAGAAAAATCGATTACGAACGCGAGATGACATACGAACGTGACTCATAAGTCACTCGTCTACTTTGTTTctattttgtttgtttgtttgtttttttatttttttttttttttatttcgtgcGATGATCTCGTAGTCGGTTCGCGCGATCCCTTCGATCGCCGGACACGATCCACAAGAGATGATCGTGGTGATGTTGTCGTTTTAGCAAAATAATTCTTTCTCTTATCTTTTCGAACTTTCTAAGAGCCCATCGTGTCGGTTTGATCTGATGTTGTGGGTGGTTTCGTCGGAGGTCGGCTCGGTACTATTTCCGTTTTCGTTCGTGGCTCGAGAGTTAGTTCGCGGCGTGCGAACGCGTGTGCATCGAAATGGAGAGCGGTCGAGCGAAATACAGCGAAATAGTACGTCACCGACCTCGGACCCGTGATAGGGGACTAAATCGGGAACGATGGATTCGTATGGGGAGAGTTCGTCTTCGTCCTTTGTTCCGTGGATTTAAAAATCGATGACAGTCGATTGATTGGTCGATCGGTCGATTGGTCGTATGAGTTAGCCCCGGGGACGGTTTCGTCCTAGCGGGTAAGCTCTTCCTTGATCGGAACGATCGGTTGTGTTCGCGGTGATAAGGCAACACGGTGATATCGGTGCATATCGGTGCGAAATAAGAAACAAAAATAAACGGATTAAAAAAACAACGAAAACATACATAATActtatatacatgtacataataagaaagaaagaaagaaagaaagaaagaaagaaagaaagaagagtcgatcgtagcgaaagaaaaaaagaaaagggaaaagaaTAGTACAGAACGCTCCACACATATCGTACTGCACATAACGGCGTGTACACGCGTGTGAACATTACATTACAACAAGTTAATAGTCATTTAACCATCTGCGCGAGCCTCTGGACGAAGTTTAGAAGGAAGAACTAATAAGAGGGGGATATCTACCTGTAGATAGGTGTATGGTTGTCTGTCGTTGCCTGTGACCGAGCACGCGAAACTGCGGTAGTTCCACCTCGTTCGAGATGCCGACCGACTGTAGGCCGGCGTTCCATTTGTACCGAATATCGCGCATTGTGTATCCAACTGCCGGGAGAACAAGAACACAAATATCTTCGCTCTAACATACAATAATTAGACACTTAAGTTTTGTGTGGTAGGTCTTAGGGGGAACTTTCAGGGAAAACAAGGTTGTTCCAGGGTTCAACTCTGAGGAGCGGGGGGTTTGGTTCGTATGGTTGGGGTTGTAGAGAGAAGCAAAAAGTTTCATCGAGCACCCTAAACCGTGTCCGTTAGATAATCTGTTATTCACACGTTCGTACCGAGCGTGTGTCCATTTTCTCGCTCGTTACATTTCGGTGTCGGCTTAAGGTGCGTGTCTGCGCTGCAAAAATCGAGCCAGGCGTTGAAACGATGGTCGACTGAAACGACCAGTTCGTTTCAGCCGATTACCAAACGCGTAATTGGAAACGATAATACTCTGGACGTTTGCGCGTGCGCAGCGTTTATAATCATCATTTATGGACGTACAAAAGGCACTTCCGTATTCAATCCGATCGGTTTGTTAACCGCCGCTCGCGTACTTGGGGGCGTTTTCCCGTTCACTTTCCGTACGTCCATAATTTCCCACGCAAAACCCGTTATACGGTACAATACGCGCGATCGAGGCCACGAGGAACAAGCTATGCGTCATCAGTTCTGAAAATAATAACCGAACGAAAACAACGGACTTTTCGTTcgtttgtacctcgtatttcgAAGAGATTCCGCGGAACCGTGATTGCCGTCGAATTTTCTGCGATCGATCGGAATTCACGCCTATTTATGCTCGTCTAATTCCTCGGCGCGGCCTCGAGCGTGCACATACCGGCCCGAGAAACATTCCTCCGTAACTGAATCTTAGGTGATTACGATCGTTATACCGCATTCCAGGCACCAAAGTGGAATTCCATCGCGGCGTCGGCCACATAGCGCGAGCATCGGCGAAACGTGGATTAAGCGGTCTCGCGACCGAGTATTCGAGATTAACTGCTTTTGTTTGTGGAACACGGAAATACTGTTGCCGTTTCTACCGTTCCGGTTGCTCATTTTCGCCCGGCGAATGCCACCCTGTAATTCCGCACGGGCGTACGCTTTCCGCCGCGCGACAGATTTATCTCTACGATGCTCGCGACTACTGGCGTCTATCGATTGCTGGACCGATCC
Protein-coding sequences here:
- the Rdl gene encoding resistant to dieldrin isoform X3 — its product is MNLDGPSRPTDNTMSFHAASWSFALLAATVALLPATHRAPFAQAATGGGSMLNDVNISAILDSFSVSYDKRVRPNYGGPPVEVGVTMYVLSISSLSEVKMDFTLDFYFRQFWTDPRLAFKKRTGVETLSVGSEFIKNIWVPDTFFVNEKQSYFHIATTSNEFIRIHHSGSITRSIRLTITASCPMNLQYFPMDRQLCNIEIESFGYTMRDIRYKWNAGLQSVGISNEVELPQFRVLGHRQRQTTIHLSTVGYTMRDIRYKWNEGPNSVGVSNEVSLPQFKVLGHRQRAMEISLTTGNYSRLACEIQFERSMGYYLIQIYIPSGLIVIISWVSFWLNRNATPARVALGVTTVLTMTTLMSSTNAALPKISYVKSIDVYLGTCFVMVFASLLEYATVGYMAKRIQMRKNRFQKIAESMKTARENPGPPGVPGDHGDHAPKQTEVRFKVHDPKAHSKGGTLENTINGRADEEAAPAPQHLIHPGKDISKLYGMTPSDIDKYSRIVFPVCFVCFNLMYWIIYLHISDVVADDLVPILEEGK
- the Rdl gene encoding resistant to dieldrin isoform X12: MNLDGPSRPTDNTMSFHAASWSFALLAATVALLPATHRAPFAQAATGGGSMLNDVNISAILDSFSVSYDKRVRPNYGGPPVEVGVTMYVLSISSLSEVKMDFTLDFYFRQFWTDPRLAFKKRTGVETLSVGSEFIKNIWVPDTFFVNEKQSYFHIATTSNEFIRIHHSGSITRSIRLTITASCPMNLQYFPMDRQLCNIEIESFGYTMRDIRYKWNEGPNSVGVSNEVSLPQFKVLGHRQRAMEISLTTGNYSRLACEIQFERSMGYYLIQIYIPSGLIVIISWVSFWLNRNATPARVALGVTTVLTMTTLMSSTNAALPKISYVKSIDVYLGTCFVMVFASLLEYATVGYMAKRIQMRKNRFQKIAESMKTARENPGPPGVPGDHGDHAPKQTVRFKVHDPKAHSKGGTLENTINGRADEEAAPAPQHLIHPGKDISKLYGMTPSDIDKYSRIVFPVCFVCFNLMYWIIYLHISDVVADDLVPILEEGK
- the Rdl gene encoding resistant to dieldrin isoform X13; protein product: MNLDGPSRPTDNTMSFHAASWSFALLAATVALLPATHRAPFAQAATGGGSMLNDVNISAILDSFSVSYDKRVRPNYGGPPVEVGVTMYVLSISSVSEVLMDFTLDFYFRQFWTDPRLAFKKRTGVETLSVGSEFIKNIWVPDTFFVNEKQSYFHIATTSNEFIRIHHSGSITRSIRLTITASCPMNLQYFPMDRQLCNIEIESFGYTMRDIRYKWNEGPNSVGVSNEVSLPQFKVLGHRQRAMEISLTTGNYSRLACEIQFERSMGYYLIQIYIPSGLIVIISWVSFWLNRNATPARVALGVTTVLTMTTLMSSTNAALPKISYVKSIDVYLGTCFVMVFASLLEYATVGYMAKRIQMRKNRFQKIAESMKTARENPGPPGVPGDHGDHAPKQTVRFKVHDPKAHSKGGTLENTINGRADEEAAPAPQHLIHPGKDISKLYGMTPSDIDKYSRIVFPVCFVCFNLMYWIIYLHISDVVADDLVPILEEGK
- the Rdl gene encoding resistant to dieldrin isoform X6, with translation MNLDGPSRPTDNTMSFHAASWSFALLAATVALLPATHRAPFAQAATGGGSMLNDVNISAILDSFSVSYDKRVRPNYGGPPVEVGVTMYVLSISSLSEVKMDFTLDFYFRQFWTDPRLAFKKRTGVETLSVGSEFIKNIWVPDTFFVNEKQSYFHIATTSNEFIRIHHSGSITRSIRLTITASCPMNLQYFPMDRQLCNIEIESFGYTMRDIRYKWNAGLQSVGISNEVELPQFRVLGHRQRQTTIHLSTGNYSRLACEIQFERSMGYYLIQIYIPSGLIVIISWVSFWLNRNATPARVALGVTTVLTMTTLMSSTNAALPKISYVKSIDVYLGTCFVMVFASLLEYATVGYMAKRIQMRKNRFQKIAESMKTARENPGPPGVPGDHGDHAPKQTWSRVVQEVRFKVHDPKAHSKGGTLENTINGRADEEAAPAPQHLIHPGKDISKLYGMTPSDIDKYSRIVFPVCFVCFNLMYWIIYLHISDVVADDLVPILEEGK
- the Rdl gene encoding resistant to dieldrin isoform X16, translated to MYVLSISSVSEVLMDFTLDFYFRQFWTDPRLAFKKRTGVETLSVGSEFIKNIWVPDTFFVNEKQSYFHIATTSNEFIRIHHSGSITRSIRLTITASCPMNLQYFPMDRQLCNIEIESFGYTMRDIRYKWNAGLQSVGISNEVELPQFRVLGHRQRQTTIHLSTVGYTMRDIRYKWNEGPNSVGVSNEVSLPQFKVLGHRQRAMEISLTTGNYSRLACEIQFERSMGYYLIQIYIPSGLIVIISWVSFWLNRNATPARVALGVTTVLTMTTLMSSTNAALPKISYVKSIDVYLGTCFVMVFASLLEYATVGYMAKRIQMRKNRFQKIAESMKTARENPGPPGVPGDHGDHAPKQTWSRVVQEVRFKVHDPKAHSKGGTLENTINGRADEEAAPAPQHLIHPGKDISKLYGMTPSDIDKYSRIVFPVCFVCFNLMYWIIYLHISDVVADDLVPILEEGK
- the Rdl gene encoding resistant to dieldrin isoform X14 yields the protein MNLDGPSRPTDNTMSFHAASWSFALLAATVALLPATHRAPFAQAATGGGSMLNDVNISAILDSFSVSYDKRVRPNYGGPPVEVGVTMYVLSISSLSEVKMDFTLDFYFRQFWTDPRLAFKKRTGVETLSVGSEFIKNIWVPDTFFVNEKQSYFHIATTSNEFIRIHHSGSITRSIRLTITASCPMNLQYFPMDRQLCNIEIESFGYTMRDIRYKWNAGLQSVGISNEVELPQFRVLGHRQRQTTIHLSTGNYSRLACEIQFERSMGYYLIQIYIPSGLIVIISWVSFWLNRNATPARVALGVTTVLTMTTLMSSTNAALPKISYVKSIDVYLGTCFVMVFASLLEYATVGYMAKRIQMRKNRFQKIAESMKTARENPGPPGVPGDHGDHAPKQTVRFKVHDPKAHSKGGTLENTINGRADEEAAPAPQHLIHPGKDISKLYGMTPSDIDKYSRIVFPVCFVCFNLMYWIIYLHISDVVADDLVPILEEGK
- the Rdl gene encoding resistant to dieldrin isoform X1, producing MNLDGPSRPTDNTMSFHAASWSFALLAATVALLPATHRAPFAQAATGGGSMLNDVNISAILDSFSVSYDKRVRPNYGGPPVEVGVTMYVLSISSLSEVKMDFTLDFYFRQFWTDPRLAFKKRTGVETLSVGSEFIKNIWVPDTFFVNEKQSYFHIATTSNEFIRIHHSGSITRSIRLTITASCPMNLQYFPMDRQLCNIEIESFGYTMRDIRYKWNAGLQSVGISNEVELPQFRVLGHRQRQTTIHLSTVGYTMRDIRYKWNEGPNSVGVSNEVSLPQFKVLGHRQRAMEISLTTGNYSRLACEIQFERSMGYYLIQIYIPSGLIVIISWVSFWLNRNATPARVALGVTTVLTMTTLMSSTNAALPKISYVKSIDVYLGTCFVMVFASLLEYATVGYMAKRIQMRKNRFQKIAESMKTARENPGPPGVPGDHGDHAPKQTWSRVVQEVRFKVHDPKAHSKGGTLENTINGRADEEAAPAPQHLIHPGKDISKLYGMTPSDIDKYSRIVFPVCFVCFNLMYWIIYLHISDVVADDLVPILEEGK
- the Rdl gene encoding resistant to dieldrin isoform X2 — protein: MNLDGPSRPTDNTMSFHAASWSFALLAATVALLPATHRAPFAQAATGGGSMLNDVNISAILDSFSVSYDKRVRPNYGGPPVEVGVTMYVLSISSVSEVLMDFTLDFYFRQFWTDPRLAFKKRTGVETLSVGSEFIKNIWVPDTFFVNEKQSYFHIATTSNEFIRIHHSGSITRSIRLTITASCPMNLQYFPMDRQLCNIEIESFGYTMRDIRYKWNAGLQSVGISNEVELPQFRVLGHRQRQTTIHLSTVGYTMRDIRYKWNEGPNSVGVSNEVSLPQFKVLGHRQRAMEISLTTGNYSRLACEIQFERSMGYYLIQIYIPSGLIVIISWVSFWLNRNATPARVALGVTTVLTMTTLMSSTNAALPKISYVKSIDVYLGTCFVMVFASLLEYATVGYMAKRIQMRKNRFQKIAESMKTARENPGPPGVPGDHGDHAPKQTWSRVVQEVRFKVHDPKAHSKGGTLENTINGRADEEAAPAPQHLIHPGKDISKLYGMTPSDIDKYSRIVFPVCFVCFNLMYWIIYLHISDVVADDLVPILEEGK
- the Rdl gene encoding resistant to dieldrin isoform X9 encodes the protein MNLDGPSRPTDNTMSFHAASWSFALLAATVALLPATHRAPFAQAATGGGSMLNDVNISAILDSFSVSYDKRVRPNYGGPPVEVGVTMYVLSISSLSEVKMDFTLDFYFRQFWTDPRLAFKKRTGVETLSVGSEFIKNIWVPDTFFVNEKQSYFHIATTSNEFIRIHHSGSITRSIRLTITASCPMNLQYFPMDRQLCNIEIESFGYTMRDIRYKWNEGPNSVGVSNEVSLPQFKVLGHRQRAMEISLTTGNYSRLACEIQFERSMGYYLIQIYIPSGLIVIISWVSFWLNRNATPARVALGVTTVLTMTTLMSSTNAALPKISYVKSIDVYLGTCFVMVFASLLEYATVGYMAKRIQMRKNRFQKIAESMKTARENPGPPGVPGDHGDHAPKQTEVRFKVHDPKAHSKGGTLENTINGRADEEAAPAPQHLIHPGKDISKLYGMTPSDIDKYSRIVFPVCFVCFNLMYWIIYLHISDVVADDLVPILEEGK
- the Rdl gene encoding resistant to dieldrin isoform X5, encoding MNLDGPSRPTDNTMSFHAASWSFALLAATVALLPATHRAPFAQAATGGGSMLNDVNISAILDSFSVSYDKRVRPNYGGPPVEVGVTMYVLSISSLSEVKMDFTLDFYFRQFWTDPRLAFKKRTGVETLSVGSEFIKNIWVPDTFFVNEKQSYFHIATTSNEFIRIHHSGSITRSIRLTITASCPMNLQYFPMDRQLCNIEIESFGYTMRDIRYKWNEGPNSVGVSNEVSLPQFKVLGHRQRAMEISLTTGNYSRLACEIQFERSMGYYLIQIYIPSGLIVIISWVSFWLNRNATPARVALGVTTVLTMTTLMSSTNAALPKISYVKSIDVYLGTCFVMVFASLLEYATVGYMAKRIQMRKNRFQKIAESMKTARENPGPPGVPGDHGDHAPKQTWSRVVQEVRFKVHDPKAHSKGGTLENTINGRADEEAAPAPQHLIHPGKDISKLYGMTPSDIDKYSRIVFPVCFVCFNLMYWIIYLHISDVVADDLVPILEEGK
- the Rdl gene encoding resistant to dieldrin isoform X4; its protein translation is MNLDGPSRPTDNTMSFHAASWSFALLAATVALLPATHRAPFAQAATGGGSMLNDVNISAILDSFSVSYDKRVRPNYGGPPVEVGVTMYVLSISSLSEVKMDFTLDFYFRQFWTDPRLAFKKRTGVETLSVGSEFIKNIWVPDTFFVNEKQSYFHIATTSNEFIRIHHSGSITRSIRLTITASCPMNLQYFPMDRQLCNIEIESFGYTMRDIRYKWNAGLQSVGISNEVELPQFRVLGHRQRQTTIHLSTVGYTMRDIRYKWNEGPNSVGVSNEVSLPQFKVLGHRQRAMEISLTTGNYSRLACEIQFERSMGYYLIQIYIPSGLIVIISWVSFWLNRNATPARVALGVTTVLTMTTLMSSTNAALPKISYVKSIDVYLGTCFVMVFASLLEYATVGYMAKRIQMRKNRFQKIAESMKTARENPGPPGVPGDHGDHAPKQTVRFKVHDPKAHSKGGTLENTINGRADEEAAPAPQHLIHPGKDISKLYGMTPSDIDKYSRIVFPVCFVCFNLMYWIIYLHISDVVADDLVPILEEGK